A region from the Natronorubrum halophilum genome encodes:
- a CDS encoding metallophosphoesterase: protein MTAPVDLAVSPVERALFVPDADALVIADIHLGRAAASSVDAPIADGADSCERLESLLSRTEPSTVVVAGDLLHAFHRVPRGVERDLAALEAAVEAAGASLVVTPGNHDTMLEDVFDGNAAAAYRLADGETVVCHGHERPEMDAARYVIGHDHPALSIEGRKRPCFLYGPNASEGADVIVCPAFTTLAAGATVNGMRARDFQSPLVADPDSFHPAVWDDSSEEALWFPPLGACRRFL from the coding sequence GTGACCGCCCCCGTCGATCTCGCCGTCTCGCCGGTCGAACGCGCGCTGTTCGTCCCCGACGCCGACGCGCTCGTCATCGCGGACATCCACCTCGGACGGGCCGCCGCCTCGAGCGTCGACGCACCGATCGCCGACGGGGCGGACAGTTGCGAGCGCCTCGAATCTCTCCTCTCCCGAACGGAGCCGTCCACGGTCGTCGTCGCGGGCGACCTGTTACACGCCTTCCACCGGGTGCCGCGGGGCGTCGAGCGCGACCTGGCCGCGCTCGAGGCGGCGGTCGAGGCGGCCGGTGCATCGCTCGTCGTCACGCCCGGCAACCACGACACGATGCTCGAGGACGTCTTCGACGGGAACGCGGCCGCCGCGTATCGCCTCGCGGACGGCGAGACGGTCGTCTGCCACGGCCACGAACGCCCGGAGATGGACGCAGCCCGGTACGTCATCGGCCACGACCACCCGGCGCTCTCCATCGAGGGGCGCAAGCGCCCGTGTTTCCTCTACGGCCCCAACGCTTCCGAGGGGGCAGACGTGATCGTCTGCCCCGCGTTCACGACGCTCGCGGCGGGTGCGACCGTCAACGGCATGCGCGCTCGGGATTTTCAGTCGCCGCTGGTCGCCGACCCGGACTCGTTTCATCCCGCCGTCTGGGACGACTCGAGCGAGGAGGCGCTGTGGTTTCCACCGCTCGGGGCGTGCCGACGGTTCCTGTGA
- the artA gene encoding archaeosortase A, producing MPSVPVATDAASVVGIERASTTLTPAIFGSIQLTDVLAWVAIAAFFGALLLRWQGALEPARALATGAWVAFGVFWLTMVPYYYYEMQSPLQTLLAVAALPLCAYAGYLLWGGRDSLFLLTKAIAFMGLIYLPVETIPFVRTWLIETTAAQTHYGMELLGHSPGLVEGANGYESKFDFDPEETVTGRTTYIILACTGIGSMAIFGGLIAAVKAPLKRKVTAFSMAIGVIWFLNLIRNVFIGLASPWGWFQQGWLVSFMTTYMGAEPSRVSFLVAHNYIAQTLSVVALIGITYLLIKIVPEILEPLEEVLFILTGTEYDLFDALGKTDVRADGGSGRADPDQQQ from the coding sequence ATGCCGTCAGTTCCTGTCGCGACCGACGCGGCGTCGGTCGTCGGCATCGAGCGTGCAAGTACGACACTGACACCGGCGATTTTCGGTTCGATCCAGCTGACTGACGTGCTGGCCTGGGTCGCGATCGCCGCGTTCTTCGGGGCGTTGCTCCTCCGGTGGCAGGGCGCACTCGAGCCAGCGCGCGCGCTCGCGACGGGCGCGTGGGTCGCCTTCGGCGTCTTCTGGCTGACGATGGTGCCGTACTACTACTACGAGATGCAAAGTCCCCTGCAGACGCTGCTGGCGGTCGCCGCGCTCCCGCTGTGTGCCTACGCCGGCTACCTCCTGTGGGGTGGCCGCGATTCGCTGTTCCTCTTGACGAAGGCCATCGCGTTCATGGGGCTGATCTATCTGCCGGTGGAAACGATCCCGTTCGTCCGAACGTGGCTGATCGAGACGACGGCGGCCCAGACCCACTACGGGATGGAGCTACTGGGTCACAGCCCCGGCCTGGTCGAGGGCGCAAACGGCTACGAGAGCAAGTTCGACTTCGACCCCGAGGAGACGGTGACGGGACGGACGACCTACATCATCCTCGCCTGCACCGGGATCGGGAGCATGGCCATCTTCGGCGGCCTGATCGCCGCCGTCAAGGCCCCCCTCAAGCGGAAGGTGACGGCCTTCTCGATGGCTATCGGCGTCATCTGGTTTCTCAACCTCATTCGCAACGTCTTCATCGGACTGGCGTCACCGTGGGGATGGTTCCAGCAGGGGTGGCTCGTCTCGTTCATGACGACCTACATGGGCGCGGAACCGAGCCGCGTCTCCTTCCTCGTCGCGCACAACTACATCGCCCAGACGCTGTCCGTCGTCGCGCTCATCGGAATTACGTACCTCCTCATCAAAATCGTGCCCGAGATCTTAGAGCCCCTCGAGGAGGTGCTCTTCATCCTCACCGGCACCGAGTACGACCTCTTCGACGCGCTCGGCAAGACGGATGTGCGCGCCGACGGCGGCTCCGGACGCGCCGACCCCGATCAACAGCAGTGA
- a CDS encoding DUF7839 domain-containing protein: protein MVDVLDNKRAATRFRILVQIAERQPAVSQGEIAEEVGVTSQAVSEYIRELVDEGLVEKEGRSRYRVTQEGVDWLFRAADDVRRFADHVTGDVLGAMSEAAYIATEEITEGQTVSLSVRDGLLHASPGSDGPATGVATTDAEAGTDVGVTSFEGVMELAPGSVTVLQVPTVRTGGSRAVAQETVTDACGDADLVAATGVEAVVACRQAGIEPAITFAAGDVAAEGAERGLEVTAVVTTNEVGRVTDALRDADVSYEVLEA, encoded by the coding sequence ATGGTCGACGTCCTCGACAACAAGCGAGCCGCGACGCGCTTTCGGATCCTCGTCCAGATCGCCGAGCGCCAACCGGCCGTCAGTCAGGGTGAGATCGCCGAGGAAGTCGGCGTGACGAGCCAAGCCGTCAGCGAGTACATCCGCGAACTCGTCGACGAGGGCCTCGTCGAGAAAGAGGGACGGTCGCGCTACCGCGTCACGCAGGAGGGCGTCGACTGGCTCTTTCGGGCCGCCGACGACGTCCGTCGATTCGCCGATCACGTCACGGGGGACGTCCTCGGCGCGATGAGCGAGGCCGCCTACATCGCGACCGAGGAGATCACGGAGGGCCAGACCGTTTCGCTCTCCGTCAGGGACGGCTTGCTCCACGCGAGCCCCGGCAGCGACGGACCGGCAACCGGCGTCGCGACGACCGACGCCGAGGCCGGCACCGACGTCGGCGTGACGAGCTTCGAGGGCGTCATGGAGTTGGCACCCGGCTCCGTGACGGTCTTGCAGGTGCCGACCGTCCGCACCGGCGGGAGTCGCGCCGTCGCCCAGGAGACCGTCACCGACGCCTGCGGCGACGCGGACCTCGTCGCCGCCACCGGCGTCGAAGCGGTCGTCGCCTGTCGACAGGCCGGAATCGAACCGGCCATCACGTTCGCAGCGGGCGACGTCGCCGCCGAGGGCGCTGAACGGGGCCTCGAGGTAACCGCGGTTGTGACGACCAACGAGGTCGGCCGCGTCACCGACGCGCTCCGGGACGCGGACGTCTCGTATGAAGTTCTCGAGGCCTGA
- a CDS encoding glycosyltransferase family 2 protein, with the protein MELSVVVSTLNDRERLLSCLDALAERTPPSTEVIVVNGPSSDGTTGVVRERTDVDVLVEISERNPNVSRNTGFRTATGDTVAFLDGEYAVEHSWYDAIDRSIADGADVVTGPVTGGGTDYDLRTPRTVAGRDVIHFDGDNVAFDRTVLEALDGFDEYLEVGGERDCAHRVAGFGFDTVWDAELAARCEVGTDGGQPDPDWGATYCSLSYRLAKNYGPRPTVGARVVGSALRDGFAGVRGVLSGDETPTGWISNGTDVISSAARGVRDGLRARYADRSAQRNPNGLSARHDRAVQLYDWR; encoded by the coding sequence ATGGAGCTCTCGGTAGTGGTATCGACGCTCAACGACCGGGAGCGATTGCTGTCGTGTCTCGACGCGCTCGCGGAACGAACGCCACCGTCAACAGAGGTCATCGTCGTCAACGGCCCCTCCTCGGACGGTACGACCGGCGTGGTCCGCGAACGAACCGACGTCGACGTGCTCGTCGAAATCTCCGAACGGAACCCCAACGTCTCGCGGAACACGGGCTTTCGGACCGCCACGGGCGACACCGTCGCCTTCCTCGACGGCGAGTACGCCGTCGAACACAGCTGGTACGACGCCATCGATCGGTCGATCGCCGACGGGGCGGACGTCGTCACCGGCCCCGTGACCGGCGGGGGCACCGATTACGATCTCCGGACGCCGCGGACCGTCGCCGGCCGCGACGTGATTCACTTCGACGGCGACAACGTCGCGTTCGACCGAACCGTCCTCGAGGCCCTCGACGGGTTCGACGAGTATCTCGAGGTCGGCGGCGAACGGGACTGTGCGCATCGCGTTGCCGGGTTCGGCTTCGACACCGTGTGGGACGCGGAACTGGCCGCGAGATGCGAGGTCGGAACCGACGGCGGCCAGCCCGATCCCGACTGGGGCGCGACCTACTGCTCACTCTCGTATCGACTCGCGAAGAACTACGGGCCGCGACCGACCGTCGGCGCTCGCGTAGTCGGAAGTGCCCTCCGGGACGGCTTCGCGGGCGTTCGAGGCGTCCTCAGCGGAGACGAAACGCCGACGGGGTGGATTTCCAATGGTACCGACGTCATCTCGAGCGCTGCCCGCGGGGTGCGCGACGGACTCCGCGCTCGCTACGCCGATCGGTCGGCTCAACGGAACCCGAACGGGCTCTCGGCCCGACACGACCGAGCGGTGCAGCTGTACGATTGGCGGTAG
- a CDS encoding class I SAM-dependent methyltransferase codes for MKGQEWYQADDVAEEYDNKRFSKGGQLIDRREKEAVLEAIMPVEDQNILEIACGTGRFSVMLAEQGADVVGLDISAAMLQQGRKKTQNVALEGTLEFLRGDAGRLPFPDDHFDTVIAMRFFHLADDPEAFLEEMNRVSSEQIVFDTFNRFSSRSVYNWALPMGSRLYSKSEVAVLLAKTNLTLVDVEDDFIVPYGLYRSIPNSLASPIRTLDEAIGNLPVSDHLASVSYWNTRVR; via the coding sequence GTGAAAGGACAGGAGTGGTACCAAGCCGACGATGTCGCCGAGGAATACGACAACAAGCGCTTCTCCAAGGGCGGACAGCTGATCGACCGCCGGGAGAAAGAAGCCGTCCTCGAGGCCATCATGCCCGTCGAGGACCAGAACATCCTCGAAATCGCCTGTGGTACCGGGCGGTTTTCGGTGATGCTTGCCGAGCAGGGCGCTGACGTTGTCGGACTCGATATTTCGGCGGCGATGTTACAGCAGGGCCGCAAGAAGACCCAGAACGTCGCACTCGAGGGGACGCTCGAGTTCCTTCGCGGCGACGCGGGGCGACTGCCGTTTCCGGACGATCACTTCGATACGGTCATCGCGATGCGGTTTTTCCACCTCGCGGACGACCCGGAGGCGTTTCTCGAGGAGATGAACCGGGTGTCCTCCGAGCAGATCGTCTTCGATACGTTCAACCGATTTAGTTCCCGCAGCGTCTACAACTGGGCGTTGCCGATGGGGTCCCGACTCTACTCGAAGAGCGAAGTGGCCGTCCTGCTTGCAAAGACGAACCTCACGCTGGTCGACGTCGAGGACGATTTCATCGTTCCCTACGGACTCTACCGATCGATACCGAACAGCCTGGCCTCGCCGATTCGAACGCTCGACGAGGCGATCGGCAACCTCCCCGTGAGCGACCACCTCGCATCGGTCTCGTACTGGAACACGCGAGTGCGGTAG
- a CDS encoding helix-turn-helix domain-containing protein — protein MSMSTAEDRAAAEETLSEDEYRDRLRELPPSAKLVAKVLETDSPLSQGQLAEESLLPDRTVRYALNRLEDVGLVGSRYSFRDARKQVYFLTH, from the coding sequence ATGAGCATGAGTACAGCCGAGGACCGTGCCGCCGCCGAGGAAACCCTCTCCGAAGACGAATACCGCGATCGGCTTCGCGAGTTGCCGCCGAGCGCGAAACTCGTCGCGAAGGTTTTAGAGACCGATTCGCCGCTCTCGCAGGGACAACTCGCCGAGGAATCGCTGCTTCCCGACCGTACCGTTCGCTACGCGCTCAACCGACTCGAGGACGTCGGCCTCGTCGGATCTCGATACAGCTTCCGCGACGCCCGCAAACAGGTCTACTTCCTCACGCACTGA
- a CDS encoding MBL fold metallo-hydrolase, which translates to MDVKRCSVPVATRAPTGTTNAYLLGRDPAVLVDPAARTDELDRLVGERTVAHILVTHTHPDHVGAVAAYADETDATVWARYGRVERFRDATGLEPDRTVTPGTTIALGDDRVRILDAPGHAPDHVALEAGRDGPILCGDCAVREGSVVVGAPEGDMRAYVTTLRRLRAKKPPVLWPGHGPEIDAPRETLDRLLTHRQRREERILEAVENGAESLEQILEAAYEKELSGVRDLARATVAAHLEKLAVEGRVTWSDGRARPRRVEADATRCS; encoded by the coding sequence ATGGACGTCAAACGGTGTTCGGTCCCGGTCGCGACGCGCGCTCCGACCGGAACGACCAACGCGTATTTGCTCGGCCGCGACCCGGCCGTACTGGTCGATCCCGCAGCGAGGACGGACGAACTCGACCGGTTGGTCGGCGAGCGGACCGTCGCACACATCCTCGTCACGCACACCCACCCCGACCACGTGGGTGCCGTCGCGGCGTACGCCGACGAAACGGACGCGACGGTGTGGGCGCGATACGGTCGCGTCGAGCGCTTTCGTGACGCAACTGGTCTCGAGCCAGACCGGACGGTTACGCCGGGGACGACGATCGCGCTCGGCGACGACCGCGTTCGGATCCTCGACGCACCCGGACACGCGCCCGACCACGTCGCCCTCGAGGCCGGTCGCGACGGACCGATCCTCTGTGGCGACTGCGCCGTCCGCGAGGGAAGCGTCGTCGTCGGCGCGCCCGAGGGCGATATGCGCGCGTACGTGACGACGCTGCGTCGGCTCCGGGCGAAAAAGCCGCCGGTTCTGTGGCCGGGCCACGGTCCCGAGATCGACGCGCCTCGAGAGACGCTCGATCGACTGCTCACCCATCGCCAGCGCCGGGAGGAGCGGATCCTCGAAGCGGTCGAAAACGGCGCGGAGTCGCTCGAGCAGATCCTCGAGGCGGCCTACGAGAAGGAGCTCTCCGGCGTCCGTGACCTCGCGAGAGCGACGGTCGCGGCACACCTCGAGAAACTCGCCGTCGAGGGGCGAGTGACGTGGAGCGATGGGCGAGCGAGACCGCGTCGAGTCGAGGCGGACGCTACTCGTTGCTCGTGA
- a CDS encoding YkgJ family cysteine cluster protein codes for MQSLEAELEDARQLAVEDLADAIESIGFECTRCGACCTGTDEDEHTATVFPDEVRDLEASDDYEGEYDWRDVARPMPYGLSESDDGGLEGETFEWALQTDSCGDCTFYEENDGVGACAAHDDRPLICQTYPFSVALAGTSQPMGEAVDEAGVVRAHECEGLGREISREDAEDLARALKTRAVRELEEAIDVRDTYEPAVPDPGEVVVHDSEGAKGIDGTPLEE; via the coding sequence GTGCAATCGCTCGAAGCCGAACTCGAAGACGCGCGCCAGCTCGCGGTCGAGGATCTCGCGGACGCTATCGAGTCGATCGGCTTCGAATGTACGCGGTGTGGCGCGTGCTGTACGGGGACGGACGAGGACGAACACACCGCGACGGTGTTCCCCGACGAGGTGCGCGACCTCGAGGCGAGCGACGACTACGAGGGGGAGTACGACTGGCGCGACGTCGCCCGTCCGATGCCGTACGGCCTCTCGGAGAGCGACGACGGGGGCCTCGAGGGCGAGACGTTCGAGTGGGCGCTCCAGACCGACAGCTGCGGCGACTGTACGTTCTACGAAGAGAACGACGGCGTCGGTGCCTGCGCCGCCCACGACGACCGCCCGCTGATCTGCCAAACGTACCCCTTCAGCGTCGCCCTCGCGGGAACCAGCCAGCCGATGGGCGAGGCCGTCGACGAGGCCGGCGTCGTTCGCGCCCACGAGTGCGAAGGGTTGGGCCGGGAGATCTCCCGCGAGGACGCCGAGGATCTCGCCCGCGCGCTGAAAACGCGCGCAGTTCGGGAACTCGAGGAAGCGATCGACGTTCGGGATACGTACGAGCCTGCGGTCCCGGATCCGGGCGAGGTCGTCGTCCACGACTCCGAGGGAGCGAAGGGGATCGACGGGACGCCGCTCGAAGAGTAA
- a CDS encoding geranylgeranylglyceryl/heptaprenylglyceryl phosphate synthase: MDIDWDGITHVTKVDPAKPLPSDLTVLSGTDLVIVGGSDDVTEANTLEAIRAMKERFPELPVFQEPYSSAHVSRETIEAADYLSIPAVYNGDREHFVGKHVDLFTQVGRKPGELIGSSLPVVGDLIASKGIDAISELATNLIGEGYVVQHLESAAATTSGVDTTYTPEQVAGAALATETFYGFPIFYVEYSGTYGGPEDVAAAARYLEETTLLYGGGIDSQQKATEILEAGADAVVVGDCFHDDPETFRDTIPE; encoded by the coding sequence ATGGATATCGACTGGGACGGGATCACCCACGTCACGAAGGTCGATCCGGCGAAGCCGCTACCGTCGGATCTCACCGTCCTCTCCGGGACCGATCTGGTGATCGTCGGCGGCTCCGACGACGTTACCGAGGCGAACACGCTCGAGGCGATTCGGGCGATGAAAGAGCGGTTTCCGGAGCTGCCCGTCTTTCAGGAACCGTACAGTTCGGCGCACGTTTCTCGGGAGACGATCGAGGCGGCCGATTACCTCTCGATTCCCGCCGTCTACAACGGTGATCGGGAGCATTTCGTGGGGAAACACGTCGATCTCTTCACGCAGGTCGGACGCAAGCCCGGTGAACTGATCGGCTCCAGTCTCCCGGTCGTCGGCGACCTCATCGCGTCGAAAGGTATCGACGCGATTTCCGAACTCGCGACGAACCTGATCGGCGAGGGGTACGTGGTCCAGCACCTCGAGTCGGCGGCGGCGACGACCTCGGGGGTCGATACCACCTACACGCCCGAACAGGTCGCCGGCGCTGCGCTCGCCACGGAGACGTTCTACGGCTTCCCGATCTTCTACGTCGAGTACTCCGGCACCTACGGCGGCCCCGAAGACGTCGCGGCCGCCGCTCGCTACCTCGAGGAGACGACGCTGCTCTACGGCGGCGGGATCGACAGTCAGCAGAAAGCGACGGAGATTCTCGAGGCCGGCGCGGACGCCGTCGTCGTCGGCGACTGTTTCCACGACGATCCGGAGACGTTCCGCGACACGATTCCCGAGTAA
- a CDS encoding TRAM domain-containing protein, with translation MEISEKLLCLFSTEVSAEEDRYVIEVPRQEVETGDIDPEEVYRVALISRDESTDTEGTTTPAQPQSAPSEPQPPVDVGETRYVEIEDIGKQGDGIARVERGYVIIVPGADVGDRVKVEVTEVKSNFAVGEIIEETF, from the coding sequence GTGGAAATATCTGAAAAACTCCTGTGTCTGTTCAGTACGGAGGTCTCAGCAGAGGAGGACCGATACGTCATCGAGGTACCACGTCAGGAGGTCGAAACCGGCGACATCGACCCGGAGGAAGTCTACCGGGTCGCACTCATCTCCCGCGATGAGTCGACGGACACCGAGGGGACGACGACACCGGCACAGCCACAGAGTGCACCGTCGGAACCGCAGCCACCGGTCGACGTCGGCGAAACGCGATACGTCGAGATCGAAGACATCGGCAAACAGGGCGACGGCATCGCTCGCGTCGAACGCGGCTACGTCATCATCGTTCCCGGTGCCGACGTCGGCGACCGCGTCAAGGTCGAAGTCACCGAGGTCAAGTCGAACTTCGCCGTCGGCGAGATTATCGAGGAAACCTTCTAA
- a CDS encoding radical SAM protein gives MTDPETLSVTIVDGYVDEPAHFGVPPYISTYPRYTAGALVDAGVAREQITYHTIDRLRDEPDYWRNVDEADLLIYLGGMTVPGKYVGGTPAEPDEVRKLAWTATGTSLMGGPVKFGVGDENAGATETERQDLDFDFVAKGDVEAAVHDLVESGLEGFNNRMRDVDEVSRWAQDGAFIVEQHPNHPAYLIAELETSRGCAYRCSFCTEPLYGNPTFRPPPSVVGEVDALSNCGVKHFRIGRQADILAYGGDGEAPNPDALRQLYSGIREVAPDLETLHLDNMNPITIVNWPEKSREGIRIIAEHNTAGDTAAFGLESADPVVQEENNLNVSAEECFEAVKIVNEEAGWRPGGPNDPRPSESERVPAASAGEDPADAPTFGDDTPRRLPKLLPGINLLHGLKGEREETYERNREFLQRVYDEGYMLRRINIRQVMAFDGTDMADTGAEIANEHKKLFKRYKRQVREEIDQPMLERVAPPGTVLPNIHLEYHQDGKTFGRQLGTYPLLVGIPGERELEETIDVAVVDHGYRSVTGVPYPLDLNDASMDELTAIPGVGDRTAGDIVVNRPYDSVADADLETEFDLAQFMTTRTFEPAD, from the coding sequence ATGACTGACCCCGAGACGCTGTCGGTGACGATCGTCGACGGCTACGTCGACGAACCCGCTCACTTCGGGGTGCCGCCGTACATTTCGACGTACCCGCGGTACACCGCAGGGGCGCTCGTCGACGCCGGCGTGGCCCGCGAGCAGATCACGTACCACACGATCGACCGGCTCCGCGACGAACCGGACTACTGGCGGAACGTCGACGAGGCCGACCTTCTGATCTACCTCGGCGGGATGACCGTTCCCGGCAAGTACGTCGGCGGCACGCCCGCCGAACCCGACGAAGTGCGAAAGCTCGCCTGGACGGCCACCGGCACGAGCCTGATGGGCGGCCCCGTCAAGTTCGGCGTCGGCGACGAGAACGCCGGCGCGACCGAGACCGAACGCCAGGACCTGGATTTCGACTTCGTCGCCAAAGGCGACGTCGAGGCCGCCGTCCACGATCTCGTCGAGAGCGGTCTCGAGGGATTCAACAACCGAATGCGAGACGTCGACGAGGTATCCCGGTGGGCTCAGGACGGTGCCTTCATCGTCGAACAGCACCCGAACCACCCGGCGTACCTCATCGCCGAACTCGAGACCTCGCGGGGCTGTGCCTACCGCTGCTCGTTCTGTACGGAGCCCCTCTACGGCAACCCCACGTTCCGGCCGCCGCCGAGCGTCGTCGGCGAGGTGGACGCGCTCTCGAACTGCGGCGTCAAACACTTCCGGATCGGCCGGCAGGCCGACATCCTCGCCTACGGCGGCGACGGCGAGGCGCCGAACCCCGACGCGCTCCGCCAGCTGTACAGCGGTATCCGGGAGGTCGCGCCCGACCTCGAGACGCTGCACCTGGACAACATGAACCCCATCACCATCGTCAACTGGCCCGAGAAGAGCCGGGAGGGGATTCGGATCATCGCGGAGCACAACACGGCTGGCGACACGGCCGCGTTCGGCCTCGAGTCGGCTGACCCCGTCGTTCAGGAGGAGAACAACCTGAACGTCAGCGCCGAGGAGTGTTTCGAGGCCGTCAAGATCGTCAACGAGGAAGCCGGCTGGCGGCCGGGAGGACCGAACGATCCGCGACCGTCCGAATCCGAGCGCGTCCCGGCCGCGAGCGCAGGCGAAGACCCCGCGGACGCGCCCACCTTCGGCGACGACACCCCGCGCCGCCTCCCGAAACTCCTTCCCGGAATCAACCTTCTACACGGCCTCAAGGGCGAGCGCGAAGAGACCTACGAGCGCAACCGCGAGTTCCTCCAACGGGTCTACGACGAGGGCTACATGCTCCGGCGGATCAACATCCGGCAGGTGATGGCCTTCGACGGCACCGACATGGCCGACACCGGGGCCGAGATCGCCAACGAGCACAAGAAACTCTTCAAGCGGTACAAACGGCAGGTCCGCGAGGAGATCGACCAGCCGATGCTCGAGCGCGTCGCCCCGCCCGGAACCGTCCTCCCGAACATCCACCTCGAGTACCACCAGGACGGGAAGACCTTCGGTCGCCAGTTGGGAACCTACCCGCTGCTCGTCGGGATCCCGGGCGAGCGCGAACTCGAGGAGACCATCGATGTCGCCGTCGTCGATCACGGCTATCGGTCCGTGACCGGCGTCCCCTACCCGCTCGACCTCAACGACGCGTCGATGGACGAACTCACCGCCATCCCCGGCGTCGGCGACCGCACCGCGGGCGATATCGTCGTCAACCGGCCCTACGACTCCGTCGCGGACGCCGACCTCGAGACCGAGTTCGACCTCGCACAGTTCATGACGACGCGCACGTTCGAACCCGCCGACTGA
- a CDS encoding DUF7559 family protein: MPPTEEIVCTAEDCFLDLFENHYTYDAPEDIELTSLSCPVCGGSDCLERVEL; encoded by the coding sequence ATGCCACCGACGGAGGAAATCGTCTGCACCGCCGAGGACTGTTTTCTCGACCTGTTCGAGAACCACTACACGTACGACGCCCCCGAAGACATCGAACTCACGTCGCTGTCCTGTCCCGTCTGCGGGGGGAGTGACTGCCTCGAGCGGGTCGAACTGTAG
- a CDS encoding Hsp20/alpha crystallin family protein: protein MSLSDLRKSVGNALYRQVGRAHSHVQKHRTLPVDVLENDTTYRVVFDAPGVEPDDVQVRYLEGNVKIRIDRFRQFRDGYEMRFPGRGMELDGEAELPDDALVDPDAGRAALTETGTLRIDIPKDPSAGSGESEVDSDAEIETDELTVDE from the coding sequence GTGAGCCTCAGCGACCTCCGCAAGTCGGTCGGCAACGCCCTCTATCGACAGGTCGGTCGCGCGCACAGTCACGTCCAAAAACACCGCACTCTCCCCGTCGACGTCCTCGAGAACGATACGACCTACCGCGTCGTCTTCGACGCTCCCGGCGTCGAACCGGACGACGTACAGGTCCGCTACCTCGAGGGCAACGTCAAGATCCGAATCGATCGGTTCCGCCAGTTTCGCGACGGCTACGAGATGCGTTTTCCCGGCCGCGGGATGGAACTCGACGGCGAAGCCGAACTGCCCGACGACGCGCTCGTCGATCCGGACGCGGGACGCGCGGCGCTCACCGAGACGGGAACGCTACGAATCGACATCCCGAAGGATCCGTCGGCCGGAAGCGGTGAGTCCGAAGTAGATTCGGACGCCGAAATCGAGACCGACGAACTGACAGTCGACGAGTGA